TTAAAAAGAACATTTTTTGTGGTTATTGATGGTTGAATGAAAATGCTGGTGTCGACGTTGTTCTATGGATGTCACGCTGGAAAACTGGTTGGAATCGATGCAAGAAAAATGGGGGTAAATTGTGTGAATCAAACAGAAGGATATTATTTGAGGGCCCGCCAATATATACAAAGTGATGCTTCGACctctttggaaaatgttATCCTTAGAGATTAAGTACTAAGATATGTTTGATTTTTCATTTTGGTGAACGACGTGAGAAAATCTTGTTGGCACACGATTTCGCAAAGACTGGGTTTATTATGTGGTGGAGCAAAATCGACTGCAAATAATACTTAAAATTGGACAAGGGAGAAGTAAAAGGATTCAAGTATATAAGGCACCACACCAAGAAAACCAATCCGTGGTAACTACTCATATTTCCAGGCTATCACGTGTCTCGTCCATATTCGTATGTTAAATATGGTGTCGGTAGGAGCACGTCCATATTGAAAAGAGCGagtgaaaatttttgaGAATCAACTACCATATATCATGTCTCAAAGGATAGGGAACGCAGCAGTTGCTTTAACAAGAGTGTGGCACCACGTTGATGTGGCTGGAGATCACAGGACCTTGGGTCGGTTGGCATCTAGCATAGCTATAGCTTTACAAGGGAAACACAAACCTACGTTTTCACCAAATAGAGACCATGGAGATTATGTTGTGGTAACCAATTGTGCCCACTTGAAAATAACGGGTaacaaactccaagatAAAACATACTGGTCACATACCACACGTCCAGGTTCGTTGAATTTGATTCCTATGCAAAGAATGATAGATAACAAAGGTTATAATGAAGTGTTAAGAAGAGCTGTCAAAGGTATGATACCAAAGAACAAATTGAGACTCGTCAGAATGGACAGATTAAAGTTATACGATGGAGATGAGCATCCTTACAAGCAGAACTTGATTGCGTTTGCTGATGAAGCTCAAGAAGTGAGAGAAAAGATCGCTAATTTGGAACAGTCTGAGAAAGAAAAGCAAGAGCTTCGTGAGAAGTTCTTCAGTCAATGATCACCACCACATGTAAATAGATTCAAGTAGATGAAATATTTTATTATATTATTCTTTTAAATATACTCTTATGTCTTACAAAACTATACAATATTGTTTTTTGTTTTAAATAAAATTGTCATGGAAACAGTATCCGGTAACTTTATACACGAACGGAAATTCCTGATCTTTCGGTGTACATTCTTGGTGAAATGTTCATTGCCATTAACTCTTGGAACAAAAGTTTAGCGGCATACGGAATGTGAATTTGGTAAATGTTGGTCTTATTTTTACAGGCCCGGCACTCAAATTGGTTCTTTTTGAGGTTGGCAATAACTGACATTAATCCACAAATTCCACAAACATGTACTCTAAAAGCATCAGATGCTTCCATTAAtctttctttcaagaatccAGCAGCTCCATGAGCGATCATACAATCTCTCTCCATTTCTCCAAAACGCAAACCACCATCTCTGGATCTACCTTCAACCGGTTGTCTGGTCAAGACTTGTACAGGTCCCCTAGCTCTGGCATGAATCTTGTCGTCCACCATGTGTCTCAATCTTTGATAGTAGGTAGGACCGAAGAACACTTGTGCCATCAATTTCTTACCAGTATGACCGTTGTACATGACTTCGAACCCTCTGGATTGGTAACCATGCTCTCTTAACAATTTAGAAACCTCTTCTGCAGTAACATCAGTAAATGGTGAGGCATCACCTTCCAAACCAGATAAAGAAGATACTTTGGACAACAAACACTCAATCAAGTGAGCAACTGTCATCCGCGATGGAATGGCGTGAGGATTGATAATAAGATCTGGCACAATTCCTTGGGATGTAAATGGCATATCTTCATTCCTGTAAGTAACACCAATAGTACCTTTTTGACCATGTCTGGATGCGAActtatcaccaatttgaGGCACTTTGGTAGTTCTCATTCTGACCTTGACGAACTTTgcaccatcaccattagTAGTGAGTAACACCTGGTCAACAATACCAGATTCAGTACTTCTCAAAGGAGTAGATGCATCTCTCTTGGTGTGGTATTGAGTTCTCTGTCCCAACTCTTCTGCATCTGGTGGAATTGGAGTGGTCTTAccaatgatgatatcttcaccACTTACTCTAACACCAGGAGTAATCAAcccatcatcatccaacttttcataAGTGCCATGCTTCAATCTCAACGTATCAGATCTTGATGGCCTTTCAAAGGTTTCCAAGGCTTTCATACCTTGtctcttttccaaatccaTATAAGATCTAAAGAACAAAGATCTGAACAAACCTCTGTCAATGGAAGATTGGTTCATAATCAtagaatcttcttgattgTATCCGGAATAACAAGCAATAGCAACAATGGCATTCTGACCAGCAGGTAATTCACGGAACTTAAGGTATTCCATAGATCTAGTTGTAGCCAACGGTTTCTGAGGATAATACAAAATATTAGCCATAGTATCCATTCTGACAGAATAATTGGTCAAAAACACCCCCATAGCTTGCTTACCCATAGCCGATTGATAAGTATTACGAGGAGATTGGTTGTGATCTGGGAAAGGAATAATGGAGGCGGCAACCCCTAAAATCATAGAAGGGTGGATTTCACAATGAGTGAAGGTATGCAAGTTACCTGAAAATGTGGGTTTAATTCTCTTTGCTGGATCCTTCTCTTGCTCTTCCATTTGCATGGATTTCTGTTGAGCTTCACTTAAGGTACTCTTGCTactttccaagtcttcaGG
The sequence above is drawn from the Yamadazyma tenuis chromosome 3, complete sequence genome and encodes:
- the MRPL23 gene encoding 54S ribosomal protein L23, mitochondrial (COG:J; EggNog:ENOG503P1Y2), coding for MSQRIGNAAVALTRVWHHVDVAGDHRTLGRLASSIAIALQGKHKPTFSPNRDHGDYVVVTNCAHLKITGSLNLIPMQRMIDNKGYNEVLRRAVKGMIPKNKLRLVRMDRLKLYDGDEHPYKQNLIAFADEAQEVREKIANLEQSEKEKQELREKFFSQ